The Kosakonia sacchari SP1 genome includes a window with the following:
- the plsX gene encoding phosphate acyltransferase PlsX, whose translation MTRLTLALDVMGGDFGPSVTVPAALQALNSNSQLNLLLVGDPDAITPLLAKADFEQRSRLLIVPAQSVIASDARAAQAIRNSRGTSMRMALELVKEGRAQACVSAGNTGALMGLAKMLLKPIDGIERPALVTVLPHQQKGKTVVLDLGANVDCDSTMLAQFAVMGAVMAEEILGIANPRVALLNIGEEETKGHDSIRDAAALLRSMSSMNYIGYLEANELLTGKTDVLVCDGFTGNVTLKTMEGVVRMFLSLLKSQGEGKKRSWWLILLKRWLQKSLTRRFSHLNPDQYNGACLLGLRGTVIKSHGAANQRAFCVAIEQAVQAVQRQIPQRITARLESVYAHSSSSATDGENQSVCILPKSD comes from the coding sequence TTGACACGTCTAACCCTGGCGTTAGATGTCATGGGGGGAGATTTTGGCCCATCCGTGACAGTGCCTGCAGCTTTGCAGGCACTGAACTCTAATTCTCAACTCAACCTTCTTTTAGTCGGCGATCCCGACGCTATCACGCCATTACTTGCCAAAGCTGATTTCGAGCAACGCTCGCGCTTGCTTATTGTTCCTGCCCAGTCAGTTATTGCCAGTGATGCGCGCGCCGCGCAGGCTATTCGTAATAGCCGTGGTACCTCTATGCGCATGGCGCTGGAGTTGGTCAAAGAAGGTCGCGCCCAGGCCTGTGTCAGTGCGGGAAACACCGGTGCACTGATGGGCCTGGCGAAAATGCTGCTCAAACCGATTGACGGGATTGAGCGCCCGGCGCTGGTGACCGTGTTGCCTCATCAACAGAAAGGCAAGACCGTTGTGCTGGATCTCGGGGCAAACGTCGATTGTGACAGCACGATGCTGGCGCAATTTGCCGTGATGGGCGCGGTGATGGCTGAAGAGATCCTCGGTATTGCCAACCCAAGAGTGGCGCTACTGAATATTGGTGAAGAAGAAACCAAAGGGCACGATAGCATTCGTGATGCTGCGGCATTATTACGCTCCATGTCCTCAATGAACTACATTGGTTATCTTGAAGCGAACGAATTATTGACCGGCAAAACGGATGTGCTGGTGTGTGACGGTTTTACCGGAAACGTCACATTAAAAACCATGGAAGGTGTTGTCAGAATGTTTCTTTCGCTGCTGAAATCGCAGGGTGAAGGAAAAAAAAGGTCGTGGTGGCTGATTTTATTAAAGCGTTGGTTACAAAAAAGCCTGACAAGGCGATTCAGTCACCTCAACCCCGACCAGTATAATGGCGCCTGTCTGTTAGGATTGCGCGGCACTGTGATTAAGAGTCATGGTGCGGCGAATCAGCGCGCATTTTGCGTAGCAATTGAGCAGGCAGTGCAGGCGGTGCAGCGGCAGATTCCACAACGGATCACCGCTCGCCTGGAATCTGTGTATGCACACTCGTCTTCGTCTGCAACGGATGGCGAAAATCAGAGCGTGTGTATATTACCCAAGAGTGACTGA
- the rpmF gene encoding 50S ribosomal protein L32, with amino-acid sequence MAVQQNKPTRSKRGMRRSHDALTAVTSLSVDKTSGETHLRHHITADGFYRGRKVITK; translated from the coding sequence ATGGCCGTACAACAGAATAAACCAACCCGTTCCAAACGTGGCATGCGTCGTTCCCATGACGCGCTGACCGCAGTCACCAGCCTGTCTGTAGACAAAACTTCTGGTGAAACCCACCTGCGTCACCACATTACCGCCGACGGTTTCTACCGCGGTCGCAAGGTTATCACTAAGTAA
- the yceD gene encoding 23S rRNA accumulation protein YceD — MQKVKLPLTLDPVRTAQKRLDYEGIYTPDQAERVAESVVSVDSDVECSMSFAIDNQRLAVLTGDAKVTVSLECQRCGKPFTHQVYTTYCFSPVRSDEQAEALPEAYEPIEVNEFGEIDLLALVEDEIILSLPVVPVHDSEHCEVSEADMVFGELPDEAQKPNPFAVLASLKRK; from the coding sequence ATGCAAAAGGTAAAATTACCCCTGACTCTTGATCCGGTTCGCACGGCTCAAAAACGCCTTGATTACGAGGGTATCTATACTCCCGACCAGGCGGAGCGTGTCGCTGAATCTGTAGTCAGCGTAGACAGTGATGTGGAATGCTCCATGTCGTTCGCTATCGATAACCAACGTCTTGCCGTTTTAACCGGTGATGCGAAAGTCACGGTATCGCTCGAGTGCCAGCGTTGCGGGAAACCGTTCACCCATCAGGTCTACACCACGTATTGTTTTAGTCCTGTCCGTTCAGACGAACAGGCTGAAGCACTGCCGGAAGCGTATGAGCCGATTGAGGTTAACGAATTCGGTGAAATCGATCTGCTGGCGCTGGTCGAGGATGAAATCATTCTCTCCCTGCCAGTAGTTCCGGTGCATGATTCTGAACACTGTGAAGTGTCCGAGGCGGACATGGTCTTTGGGGAACTGCCTGATGAAGCGCAGAAACCAAATCCATTTGCCGTATTAGCCAGCTTAAAGCGTAAGTAA
- a CDS encoding Maf family protein, protein MSQIILASTSPYRRALLDKLGLPFECAAPQTDETAHAGEAPRHLVLRLAQEKAQSLAQKYPQHLIIGSDQVCVLDGEITGKPHMEENARQQLMKASGNIVTFYTGLALFNSATGHLQTECEPFDVHFRRLSEQEIDDYVRKERPLNCAGSFKSEGLGIALFERLEGRDPNTLVGLPLIALCQMLRREHCNPLLS, encoded by the coding sequence ATGTCGCAAATTATTCTCGCTTCCACTTCTCCCTACCGCCGCGCCCTGCTCGACAAGCTCGGTTTACCGTTCGAATGCGCCGCGCCGCAGACAGACGAAACAGCGCATGCAGGCGAAGCGCCTCGCCATTTAGTGCTCAGACTGGCGCAGGAAAAGGCGCAATCACTGGCGCAAAAATACCCTCAACATTTGATTATTGGTTCCGATCAGGTGTGCGTGCTTGACGGTGAAATTACCGGGAAACCGCATATGGAAGAGAATGCCCGCCAGCAATTAATGAAGGCCAGCGGCAATATTGTGACTTTTTATACTGGTCTGGCGCTGTTTAATTCCGCAACCGGTCATTTGCAAACGGAATGTGAGCCTTTCGACGTCCATTTTCGCCGCTTAAGTGAACAGGAAATCGACGACTATGTGCGCAAAGAACGCCCGCTTAACTGTGCCGGTAGTTTCAAAAGCGAAGGGCTGGGTATTGCGCTGTTTGAACGTCTTGAAGGACGCGACCCTAATACATTGGTAGGTCTGCCGCTGATCGCGTTGTGCCAGATGCTGCGGCGTGAACATTGTAACCCATTGTTAAGCTAA